Proteins encoded in a region of the Ancylobacter sp. SL191 genome:
- a CDS encoding cupin domain-containing protein yields MTNLKSSAPHIHGATTYDDLVDWGAQPDSIEGASHSTGRLLFKGPGNSPETGIWVCTPGRWKISVPRDEFCHFVSGRARYTAVTGEVTEVEAGTCVLFPGGYEGEAEVIETIRNIYMLV; encoded by the coding sequence ATGACCAATCTGAAAAGCTCCGCGCCGCACATCCATGGCGCCACGACCTATGACGACCTCGTGGACTGGGGCGCGCAGCCCGATTCCATCGAGGGCGCCTCGCACTCCACCGGCCGCCTGCTGTTCAAGGGGCCGGGCAACTCGCCGGAGACCGGCATCTGGGTTTGCACCCCCGGCCGCTGGAAAATCTCCGTGCCGCGCGACGAGTTCTGCCACTTCGTCTCCGGCCGCGCCCGCTACACCGCCGTCACCGGCGAGGTCACCGAGGTGGAGGCCGGCACCTGCGTGCTGTTTCCCGGCGGCTATGAGGGCGAGGCCGAGGTGATCGAGACCATCCGCAACATCTACATGCTGGTTTGA
- a CDS encoding cupin domain-containing protein — MTATPLMKKPLSVTDVVDWGIIPTMIEGQSHVSGQVIHKGPNGQSECGLWICTPGEWECHVTSDEFCHFLEGRCTYVHESGEVIEITPDTAAFFPKDWKGVCTVHETIKKVYMIR; from the coding sequence ATGACCGCGACCCCCCTGATGAAGAAGCCGCTTTCCGTTACCGATGTGGTTGATTGGGGCATCATCCCGACCATGATCGAGGGCCAGTCCCACGTCTCCGGCCAGGTGATCCACAAGGGCCCGAACGGCCAGTCCGAATGCGGCCTGTGGATCTGCACGCCCGGCGAGTGGGAGTGCCACGTCACCTCCGACGAGTTCTGCCACTTCCTGGAGGGGCGCTGCACCTATGTGCATGAGAGCGGCGAGGTGATCGAGATCACCCCGGACACCGCCGCCTTTTTCCCGAAGGACTGGAAGGGCGTCTGCACGGTCCATGAGACCATCAAGAAGGTCTACATGATCCGATGA
- a CDS encoding glycosyltransferase: MEQKTFAFFPEAAFGPALNSVGIAQAVTALGHKAVFLSDPGFISVYEGYGFEAHPVALSEPMPPEQMAKFWEDFINGHIPNFSKKPIDQLDNYVRECWEAIVSSATWAQKDLPGVLARIKPDVIAVDNVILFPAIKQSGVPWVRIISCSENEIEDEAIPPHLSGMGENDHEGHAAFRAKFNEVIKPIHDAFNAFLAENGEEAYPLGQFFEASPYLNLLLYPEQAKYKRAVPLDPARFQYLEGCVRKDEPYTVPTFAKNNDGPLLYISFGSLGSGDTELLKRLIALVGKTRYRALVNVGDYLASYTDVPENVALASWFPQPSVIPQVDAVIHHGGNNSFTECLYFGKPAIIMPYVWDGHDNAMRVEETGHGFRSERYDWTDEELIAKIEACLTDPAIKAKLAATSAHMQSCEGPKKAARLLTALA; this comes from the coding sequence ATGGAACAGAAGACCTTCGCCTTCTTCCCCGAAGCGGCCTTCGGTCCGGCCCTCAACTCCGTCGGCATCGCCCAGGCGGTCACGGCGCTCGGCCACAAGGCGGTGTTCCTGTCCGATCCCGGCTTCATCTCGGTCTATGAGGGCTATGGCTTCGAGGCGCACCCGGTCGCGCTGTCCGAGCCGATGCCGCCCGAACAGATGGCGAAGTTCTGGGAGGACTTCATCAACGGCCACATCCCGAACTTCTCGAAGAAGCCGATCGACCAGCTCGACAACTATGTCCGGGAATGCTGGGAGGCCATCGTCTCCAGCGCCACATGGGCGCAGAAGGATCTGCCGGGCGTGCTCGCGCGCATCAAGCCGGATGTGATCGCGGTCGATAACGTCATCCTCTTCCCGGCCATCAAGCAGTCCGGCGTGCCATGGGTGCGCATCATCTCCTGCTCGGAGAACGAGATCGAGGACGAGGCGATCCCGCCGCATCTCTCCGGCATGGGCGAGAACGACCATGAGGGCCACGCCGCTTTCCGGGCGAAGTTCAACGAGGTCATCAAGCCGATCCATGACGCGTTCAACGCCTTCCTCGCCGAAAATGGCGAAGAGGCCTATCCGCTCGGCCAGTTCTTCGAGGCTTCGCCCTATCTCAACCTGCTGCTCTATCCCGAGCAGGCCAAGTACAAGCGGGCGGTGCCGCTCGACCCGGCGCGCTTCCAGTATCTGGAAGGCTGCGTGCGCAAGGACGAGCCCTACACCGTGCCGACCTTCGCCAAGAACAATGACGGCCCGCTGCTCTACATCTCCTTCGGCTCGCTCGGCTCGGGCGATACGGAGCTGCTGAAGCGCCTGATCGCGCTGGTCGGCAAGACCCGTTACCGCGCGCTGGTCAATGTCGGCGACTATCTCGCGAGCTACACGGACGTGCCGGAGAATGTCGCGCTGGCGAGCTGGTTCCCGCAGCCTTCGGTCATCCCGCAGGTCGATGCCGTCATCCATCACGGCGGCAACAACTCATTCACCGAGTGCCTCTATTTCGGCAAGCCGGCGATCATCATGCCCTATGTCTGGGACGGGCATGACAACGCCATGCGGGTCGAGGAGACCGGCCACGGCTTCCGCTCCGAGCGCTATGACTGGACCGACGAGGAGCTGATCGCCAAGATCGAGGCCTGCCTCACCGATCCGGCGATCAAGGCCAAGCTCGCCGCCACCTCCGCCCATATGCAGAGCTGCGAGGGCCCGAAGAAGGCCGCGCGCCTGCTCACCGCTCTGGCGTGA
- a CDS encoding aldehyde dehydrogenase family protein yields MPELTPADLAAPRYYLSPGLHPSMGVTHPVIDPATLEEVGRRVEVTGEEIAAVLARVNAAQKLWNRTDAKSRAKALHALANRIETANFTDCAILMSREMGKPYPEAIGELANVAPIFRYYAEMARDDAGKIAGTTQIGSTQYARHEALGVSVHIMPFNFPILLMCWTVAASLAAGNGCIVKPAEATTLCTLEFMKVFDGLPEGLVACLPGGAEVGKALVDSDRTHAVAFTGSVAGGRAVAMAAAAKMKPAVIEAGGSDPMIIAASAPIDVAAAGAVTGAFHMSGQVCTSTERIYAVDAIHDAFVEAFVRETKRLRIGNGLEKNELGPLVSKAARDKVMRLVADAVAKGATIACGGRIPEGLETGWFYEPTILTGCTPDMEILREEAFGPVVAVCRVADFDAAITAANDSPFGLGASIFTTSLEEAIEASERLEAGMVWVNNPMIDNDALPFGGWKASGMGRELGRQGLDAFRRSKMVVMDHKPQIHEWWYPYPDDWFLDRSGTGGRKHV; encoded by the coding sequence ATGCCTGAGCTTACCCCCGCCGATCTTGCCGCCCCGCGCTATTATCTCAGCCCCGGTCTTCACCCCTCCATGGGCGTCACCCATCCGGTGATCGACCCGGCGACGCTGGAGGAGGTCGGCCGCCGAGTCGAGGTGACGGGCGAGGAGATCGCGGCGGTTCTCGCCCGCGTCAACGCCGCGCAGAAGCTGTGGAACCGCACCGACGCCAAGAGCCGCGCCAAGGCGCTGCACGCGCTCGCCAATCGCATCGAGACGGCGAACTTCACCGACTGCGCCATCCTGATGAGCCGGGAGATGGGCAAGCCCTATCCCGAGGCCATTGGCGAACTCGCCAATGTCGCGCCGATCTTCCGCTATTACGCGGAGATGGCGCGCGACGATGCCGGCAAGATCGCCGGCACAACGCAGATCGGCTCGACCCAATATGCGCGGCACGAGGCGCTGGGCGTCTCCGTCCACATCATGCCGTTCAACTTCCCGATCCTGCTGATGTGCTGGACGGTCGCGGCCTCGCTCGCCGCCGGCAATGGCTGCATCGTCAAGCCCGCCGAGGCGACGACGCTGTGCACGCTGGAATTCATGAAGGTGTTCGACGGCCTGCCGGAAGGGCTCGTCGCGTGCTTGCCGGGCGGCGCGGAGGTGGGCAAGGCGCTGGTGGACAGCGACCGCACCCATGCCGTGGCCTTTACCGGCTCGGTGGCGGGCGGGCGCGCGGTCGCCATGGCGGCGGCGGCGAAGATGAAGCCGGCCGTCATCGAGGCCGGCGGCTCCGATCCGATGATCATCGCCGCCTCGGCCCCCATTGATGTGGCGGCGGCAGGCGCGGTGACGGGTGCCTTCCACATGTCCGGGCAGGTCTGCACCTCGACCGAGCGAATCTACGCCGTCGATGCCATCCATGACGCGTTCGTCGAGGCCTTCGTGCGCGAGACCAAGCGTCTGCGCATAGGCAACGGGCTGGAGAAGAACGAACTCGGCCCGCTGGTGTCGAAAGCGGCGCGCGACAAGGTGATGCGCCTCGTCGCCGACGCGGTCGCCAAGGGCGCGACGATCGCGTGCGGCGGGCGTATCCCTGAGGGGCTGGAGACCGGCTGGTTCTACGAGCCGACCATTCTCACCGGCTGCACGCCCGACATGGAGATCCTGCGCGAGGAGGCGTTCGGTCCCGTCGTCGCGGTCTGCCGCGTGGCGGATTTCGACGCGGCAATCACCGCGGCCAATGACAGCCCGTTCGGGCTCGGTGCCTCGATCTTCACCACGTCGCTGGAAGAGGCCATCGAGGCGTCCGAGCGGCTGGAGGCCGGCATGGTCTGGGTGAACAACCCGATGATCGACAATGACGCGCTGCCCTTCGGCGGCTGGAAGGCCTCCGGCATGGGCCGCGAACTCGGCCGGCAGGGGCTCGACGCCTTCCGCCGCTCGAAAATGGTCGTCATGGACCACAAGCCGCAGATTCACGAGTGGTGGTATCCCTACCCGGATGACTGGTTCCTCGACCGGTCGGGGACGGGTGGCCGCAAACACGTCTGA
- a CDS encoding DUF1028 domain-containing protein, whose translation MTFSIVARCPLTGRLGVAVATAVPAVGAICPFTRAKVGAVSTQSWVNPYLAFGVLDAIAAGQNARAALEVVLASDDARELRQVGVVDASGAAAAFTGTSCVPWCGQEIGPGFAAQGNMLTGPEVIDAMAAAYRASEGAALDERLMRAMEAGDAAGGDRRGRQSISLRIQGEEDYPALDLRVDDHPRPVTELRRVLEIARLQLMPFIEGMPKRGEPPGPAPEAVTSLLALAPPDRPGGGGSAPD comes from the coding sequence ATGACCTTTTCCATCGTCGCGCGCTGCCCGCTCACCGGCCGTCTCGGCGTCGCGGTGGCCACCGCCGTGCCGGCGGTCGGGGCGATCTGCCCATTCACGCGGGCGAAGGTGGGCGCCGTCTCCACCCAATCCTGGGTGAACCCCTATCTCGCATTTGGCGTGCTCGACGCCATCGCCGCCGGCCAGAACGCCCGCGCGGCGCTCGAAGTGGTGCTGGCGAGCGACGACGCGCGCGAACTACGGCAGGTCGGCGTGGTCGATGCCAGCGGCGCCGCGGCGGCCTTCACCGGCACCTCCTGCGTGCCGTGGTGCGGGCAGGAGATCGGGCCGGGCTTTGCCGCGCAGGGCAACATGCTCACCGGGCCGGAGGTGATCGACGCCATGGCGGCCGCCTATCGCGCCAGCGAGGGCGCTGCCCTCGACGAGCGGCTGATGCGCGCCATGGAAGCGGGGGACGCGGCGGGCGGCGACCGGCGCGGGCGGCAGTCGATCAGCCTGCGCATTCAGGGCGAGGAGGATTATCCCGCGCTCGACCTCAGGGTCGACGACCATCCCCGCCCGGTGACGGAGCTGCGCCGCGTGCTGGAAATCGCGCGGCTGCAGCTTATGCCCTTCATCGAGGGGATGCCGAAGCGTGGCGAGCCGCCGGGGCCGGCGCCGGAGGCCGTCACCTCGCTGCTCGCCCTCGCCCCGCCCGACCGGCCGGGCGGCGGCGGCAGCGCGCCGGATTGA
- a CDS encoding NAD(P)/FAD-dependent oxidoreductase — translation MELLPTLKHAVLRPYWFDTVAPAPAQPPLASDTRADLAIIGGGFTGLWTALKARERDPQARIVLVEAGRTGNAASGRNGGFCAPSISHGLGNALRRWPREVETLIRLGRANLDAYADDVARYGLDIEFERPGKLSLAATPWQIEGLTALAASHRRFGIESHPLTGAALAEKLSSPVYGAGLFEPNYAQVNPAKTVAELRRVVLSQGVELYEDTPVTALRTSATGIELVTPGGVIQAGRAVLATNAAPPLLRRLRPSVIPIFDYAIMTRPLTEEELASIGWTGRHSLADSGNQFHYIRKSADNRILWGGYDAVYHFGSRRDAALLDRAETYNKLATHFARALPPLADVTFTHAWGGIIDTSARTTFFAGLAARGKLAYAMGFTGQGVSASRFAALTMLDLLDGVETERTRLAMSRTRPFPFPPEPLRWLGVRLAQIGLAQEDRDGRRSRFNRLLDAMGVGFDS, via the coding sequence ATGGAGCTGCTGCCCACCCTCAAACACGCCGTGCTGCGTCCCTACTGGTTCGACACGGTTGCCCCAGCGCCCGCGCAGCCCCCGCTCGCCAGCGACACACGGGCGGACCTCGCCATCATTGGCGGCGGTTTCACCGGACTTTGGACGGCGCTGAAGGCCCGCGAGCGCGACCCGCAGGCGCGCATAGTGCTGGTGGAAGCGGGCCGAACCGGCAATGCCGCCTCCGGCCGCAATGGCGGCTTCTGCGCGCCGTCCATCTCGCATGGCCTCGGCAATGCGCTGCGCCGCTGGCCGCGCGAGGTGGAAACGCTGATCCGCCTCGGCCGGGCGAATCTCGACGCCTATGCCGACGATGTTGCCCGCTACGGCCTCGACATCGAGTTCGAGCGGCCGGGCAAGCTCTCCCTCGCAGCGACGCCCTGGCAGATCGAGGGGCTGACCGCGCTCGCCGCCTCTCACCGCCGCTTCGGCATTGAGAGCCACCCGCTCACCGGGGCCGCTTTGGCGGAAAAGCTAAGCAGCCCGGTCTATGGCGCCGGCCTGTTCGAGCCGAACTACGCGCAGGTGAACCCGGCAAAAACCGTGGCGGAGCTGCGCCGCGTGGTGCTTTCACAGGGCGTCGAGCTTTATGAGGACACGCCGGTGACGGCGCTGCGCACGAGCGCGACCGGCATCGAGCTGGTGACGCCCGGCGGCGTGATACAGGCGGGCAGGGCGGTGCTCGCCACCAATGCCGCGCCGCCGCTGCTGCGCCGGCTGCGCCCGAGCGTCATCCCGATCTTCGACTACGCGATCATGACGCGCCCGCTGACCGAGGAAGAACTCGCTTCCATCGGCTGGACCGGGCGGCACTCGCTGGCCGATAGCGGCAACCAGTTCCACTACATCCGCAAGAGCGCCGACAACCGCATCCTCTGGGGCGGCTATGACGCGGTCTATCATTTCGGCTCGCGGCGCGATGCGGCGCTGCTCGATCGGGCCGAGACCTACAACAAGCTCGCCACCCATTTCGCCCGCGCGCTGCCGCCGCTCGCCGATGTGACCTTCACCCATGCCTGGGGCGGCATCATCGACACCTCGGCGCGCACCACCTTCTTCGCCGGGCTCGCCGCGCGCGGAAAGCTCGCTTATGCGATGGGCTTCACCGGGCAAGGAGTCTCGGCCAGCCGCTTCGCCGCGCTGACCATGCTCGACCTGCTCGACGGCGTGGAGACCGAGCGCACCCGCCTCGCCATGTCGCGCACGCGTCCCTTTCCCTTCCCGCCGGAACCGCTGCGCTGGCTCGGCGTGCGGCTCGCCCAGATCGGGCTGGCGCAGGAGGACCGGGACGGGCGCCGCTCGCGCTTCAATCGCCTGCTCGACGCCATGGGCGTCGGCTTTGATTCATGA
- a CDS encoding ABC transporter ATP-binding protein — MSSQMTKLEALSVRDLSSGYAGAAVLRGVTLTIAPGEILAVLGKNGMGKSTLLKAVMGFLPKMTGAVMIGGSEATRLSPHRVARLGVGYVAQEKALFQDMTVAENLRLAVRGPAFEASLAEVEASFPFLLQRLNQRAGTLSGGEQKMLLMARSLATGAKLLLLDEITEGLQPSVIDRLAGVIRAARERHGTTILLVEQHLAFALAVADRWAVLDRGEIAEAGASTEPDARARVLKHLSV; from the coding sequence ATGAGCTCCCAGATGACGAAGCTAGAGGCGCTGAGCGTGCGCGACCTCTCCAGCGGCTATGCCGGCGCGGCGGTGCTGCGCGGGGTCACGCTCACCATCGCGCCCGGCGAAATCCTCGCCGTGCTCGGCAAGAACGGCATGGGAAAATCGACACTGCTCAAGGCCGTGATGGGCTTCCTGCCGAAGATGACCGGCGCCGTGATGATCGGCGGCAGCGAGGCGACGCGCCTCTCGCCCCATCGCGTGGCGCGGCTGGGCGTTGGCTATGTCGCGCAGGAAAAGGCGCTGTTCCAGGACATGACGGTGGCGGAGAATCTGCGCCTCGCCGTGCGCGGCCCGGCCTTCGAGGCCTCGCTGGCGGAGGTGGAAGCTTCCTTCCCCTTCCTGCTGCAACGCTTGAACCAGCGCGCCGGCACGCTGTCCGGCGGCGAGCAGAAGATGCTGCTGATGGCCCGCTCGCTCGCCACCGGCGCCAAGCTCCTGCTGCTCGACGAAATCACCGAAGGGCTGCAACCCTCCGTCATCGACAGGCTGGCCGGGGTGATCCGCGCCGCGCGTGAGCGGCATGGCACGACCATCCTGCTGGTGGAGCAGCACCTCGCCTTCGCCCTCGCCGTCGCTGACCGCTGGGCCGTGCTGGACCGGGGCGAGATCGCCGAGGCGGGCGCCTCCACCGAGCCGGACGCGCGCGCCCGCGTGCTCAAGCATCTCAGCGTATGA
- a CDS encoding aminoglycoside phosphotransferase family protein, which translates to MRLDPPGVTFLARHGQAGVPLMALPGDASARRYYRLPDAGLLLMEDRTDPEGFASYIRVARHLNGLGLSAPRVEAADPVHCLALIEDWGDATYARRLRAGRSEEELYALAIDALAHLHQSPEGAAVSQPFYDRDVWLTELTVFCDWFAPALAPEMERAAFTQRFLELWDAALTPLYGRQEALVLRDFHVDNLMELDGRDGVARCGLLDFQDAVRGPREYDLVSLLQDARRDLAPGLEEAMLDRYIDALAGNEAEARAIRARYHLMGAQRHARIAGVFVRLCQRDGKAHYLTWLPRVLGQLEAALDAATLTPIAAFLAEALPDLRARGEALASRLAAPRAPA; encoded by the coding sequence GTGCGGCTGGATCCCCCCGGCGTGACCTTTCTGGCGCGCCATGGGCAGGCCGGCGTGCCGCTCATGGCGCTGCCGGGCGATGCTTCGGCGCGCCGCTACTACCGGCTGCCGGACGCCGGCCTGCTGCTGATGGAGGACCGCACCGACCCGGAGGGCTTCGCCTCCTATATCCGCGTCGCGCGGCACCTGAACGGGCTCGGCCTGTCGGCGCCGCGCGTCGAGGCGGCGGACCCGGTGCATTGCCTCGCGCTGATCGAGGACTGGGGCGACGCCACCTATGCGCGCCGCCTCAGGGCCGGGCGCTCCGAAGAGGAACTCTACGCGCTCGCCATCGACGCGCTGGCGCATCTGCATCAATCGCCCGAGGGGGCGGCGGTCTCGCAGCCCTTCTATGACCGCGATGTCTGGCTCACCGAACTCACCGTGTTCTGCGACTGGTTCGCCCCGGCGCTGGCGCCGGAGATGGAGCGTGCCGCCTTCACCCAGCGCTTCCTTGAGCTATGGGACGCGGCGCTCACCCCGCTCTATGGCCGGCAGGAGGCGCTGGTGCTGCGCGACTTCCATGTCGACAACCTGATGGAACTCGACGGGCGCGACGGCGTCGCCCGCTGCGGCCTGCTCGACTTTCAGGACGCGGTGCGCGGGCCGCGCGAATATGACCTCGTCTCGCTGCTGCAGGACGCCCGGCGCGACCTCGCTCCCGGCCTCGAAGAGGCGATGCTGGACCGCTACATCGACGCGCTGGCGGGCAATGAAGCCGAAGCGCGGGCGATCCGCGCGCGCTATCATTTGATGGGCGCGCAGCGCCATGCCCGCATCGCGGGCGTCTTCGTGCGGCTCTGCCAGCGCGACGGCAAGGCGCATTACCTCACCTGGCTGCCGCGCGTGCTCGGCCAGCTGGAGGCGGCCCTTGATGCCGCCACCCTCACACCCATCGCCGCATTCCTTGCCGAGGCGCTGCCAGACTTGCGCGCGCGCGGCGAGGCACTGGCGTCCCGGCTGGCCGCGCCTCGCGCGCCGGCATGA
- a CDS encoding aldehyde dehydrogenase family protein, with amino-acid sequence MHTTRLYIDGAFAAPAAGGSFPAIDPATEQPFAHVAAGQAEDIDRAVRAARRAFDAGVWSGLTGAERGAFLRKVAEGLRARLSEIAAIEVRDNGKPLPEAEWDVGDAAFTFDYYAGLAEAEDSRADEEVDVGDARFRASITREPLGVVGAITPWNYPLLMAVWKVAPALAAGCTIILKPSELCSLSCETLAEIIHEAGIPAGVFNLVTGTGPEAGQPLADHPVCDKLAFTGSVATGRKVMMAAAAGIRTVALELGGKSPFLVFADCDVEKAVEWILFGIFWNKGEVCSATSRVLVERSLYPRLLARLKEAAEAITIGPGDAPGVKLGPIVSKGQYDKILAAIASGKASGARLVSGGERPEGLAQGYFLTPTIFADVPVDAGIWREEIFGPVVCVNPFDTEEEALILANDSAYGLAAAVMSDDLERCERVARKLRAGIVWVNCSQPTFTQLPWGGFKTSGIGRELGRAGYDAYFETKQITRFDPSEVWGWYLPGPA; translated from the coding sequence ATGCACACAACGCGCCTTTACATTGACGGTGCCTTCGCTGCCCCGGCGGCCGGCGGCAGCTTCCCGGCCATCGACCCGGCGACGGAACAGCCCTTCGCCCATGTCGCCGCCGGGCAGGCCGAGGACATCGACCGCGCGGTGCGTGCGGCGCGCCGGGCGTTTGATGCCGGCGTGTGGTCCGGCCTCACCGGCGCCGAGCGCGGGGCCTTCTTGCGCAAGGTGGCTGAGGGTCTGCGCGCGCGCCTTTCCGAGATCGCCGCCATCGAGGTGCGCGACAATGGCAAGCCGCTGCCGGAAGCCGAATGGGATGTCGGCGATGCCGCCTTCACCTTCGACTATTACGCCGGTCTCGCCGAGGCCGAGGACAGCCGCGCGGACGAGGAGGTCGATGTCGGCGACGCCCGCTTTCGCGCCAGCATCACCCGCGAGCCGCTCGGCGTGGTCGGCGCCATCACGCCGTGGAACTACCCGCTGCTGATGGCGGTGTGGAAGGTGGCGCCGGCGCTCGCGGCGGGCTGCACGATTATCCTGAAGCCGTCCGAACTCTGCTCGCTGTCGTGCGAGACGCTGGCCGAGATCATCCACGAGGCCGGCATTCCGGCGGGCGTGTTCAACCTTGTCACCGGCACCGGCCCGGAGGCGGGCCAGCCGCTTGCCGATCACCCAGTCTGCGACAAGCTGGCCTTCACCGGCTCGGTCGCCACGGGGCGCAAGGTGATGATGGCGGCCGCCGCCGGCATCCGCACCGTGGCGCTGGAGCTTGGCGGCAAGTCGCCCTTCCTCGTCTTCGCCGATTGCGATGTCGAGAAGGCGGTCGAGTGGATCCTGTTCGGCATCTTCTGGAACAAGGGCGAGGTTTGCTCGGCCACCTCACGCGTGCTGGTCGAGCGCAGCCTCTATCCCCGCCTGCTGGCGCGGTTGAAGGAGGCGGCGGAAGCCATAACCATCGGTCCGGGCGACGCTCCCGGCGTGAAGCTGGGCCCCATCGTCTCCAAGGGTCAGTACGACAAGATCCTTGCCGCCATCGCCAGTGGCAAGGCGTCTGGCGCGCGGCTGGTCTCCGGCGGGGAGCGGCCGGAGGGGCTGGCGCAGGGGTACTTCCTCACGCCCACCATCTTCGCCGACGTGCCTGTTGATGCCGGCATCTGGCGCGAGGAGATCTTCGGCCCCGTGGTCTGCGTGAACCCGTTCGACACCGAGGAGGAGGCGCTCATCCTCGCCAATGACAGCGCCTATGGCCTCGCCGCCGCCGTCATGTCGGATGATCTCGAGCGCTGCGAGCGCGTCGCGCGCAAGCTGCGCGCCGGCATCGTCTGGGTGAACTGCTCGCAGCCGACCTTCACCCAGCTGCCCTGGGGCGGCTTCAAGACCTCCGGCATTGGCCGCGAACTCGGCCGCGCCGGCTATGACGCCTATTTCGAGACCAAGCAGATCACCCGTTTCGACCCGTCCGAAGTGTGGGGCTGGTATTTGCCGGGGCCGGCATGA
- a CDS encoding cupin domain-containing protein, translating to MSPRHVIAFDADAVPARDIVTDDPAVVDVPFVAQSRRHFTQVEKGAFSGIWEAPPHRERVDCDYDEMCHLLEGRVRLTDAAGQAREFGPGESFVVARGFKGTWENLTHVRKVFFILS from the coding sequence ATGTCACCCCGCCACGTCATCGCCTTTGATGCCGACGCCGTTCCCGCCCGCGACATTGTCACCGACGATCCGGCCGTGGTGGACGTGCCCTTTGTCGCGCAGAGCCGACGGCATTTCACCCAGGTGGAGAAAGGCGCCTTTTCCGGCATCTGGGAGGCGCCGCCGCACCGCGAGCGGGTCGATTGCGACTATGACGAGATGTGCCATTTGCTGGAGGGCCGCGTCCGCCTCACCGATGCCGCCGGGCAGGCCCGCGAATTCGGGCCCGGCGAGAGCTTCGTGGTCGCGCGCGGCTTCAAGGGCACCTGGGAGAACCTGACCCATGTGCGCAAGGTGTTCTTCATCCTGAGCTGA
- a CDS encoding sugar phosphate nucleotidyltransferase, giving the protein MSATSPIAAVVLAAGKGSRMGSPLHKVLHKLKGRPMLAHLLDSLAQIAAEKVVLVVGAGREQIEEAFPALPKAIQHEQLGTADAVRAAEGELAGLSGTVLILYGDVPLITPATMRALCAAVSGDVALAVLGFRPIDTRAYGRLVTAADGSLLRIVEHSDASDAERAIGFCNSGVMAVRGDLLFPWLGRVGCANAKGEYYLTDIVALARADGYRVATVEAGELEVTGVNSREELAALEEKLAEAVA; this is encoded by the coding sequence ATGAGCGCGACGTCCCCCATCGCCGCCGTCGTGCTCGCCGCCGGCAAGGGCAGCCGCATGGGCTCGCCCTTGCACAAGGTGCTGCATAAGCTGAAGGGTAGGCCGATGCTGGCGCATCTTCTCGACAGTCTCGCTCAGATCGCGGCGGAGAAGGTCGTGCTGGTCGTCGGTGCCGGGCGCGAGCAGATCGAGGAGGCTTTTCCCGCTCTGCCGAAGGCGATCCAGCACGAGCAACTCGGCACCGCCGATGCGGTGCGGGCGGCGGAAGGTGAGCTGGCCGGCCTCTCTGGCACGGTGCTCATCCTCTATGGCGACGTGCCGCTCATCACCCCCGCCACCATGCGCGCGCTCTGCGCGGCGGTGAGCGGTGACGTCGCGCTCGCCGTGCTCGGCTTCCGCCCCATCGACACCCGCGCCTATGGGCGGCTGGTGACGGCGGCGGATGGCAGCCTCCTGCGCATCGTCGAGCACAGCGACGCGAGCGACGCCGAGCGGGCCATCGGCTTCTGCAATTCCGGCGTCATGGCGGTGCGGGGCGATCTGTTGTTCCCGTGGCTTGGCCGCGTCGGCTGCGCCAATGCCAAGGGCGAGTACTATCTGACCGACATCGTCGCGCTCGCCCGCGCGGACGGCTACCGCGTCGCCACCGTCGAGGCGGGCGAGCTGGAAGTGACCGGCGTGAACTCGCGTGAGGAACTGGCGGCGCTGGAAGAAAAGCTGGCGGAGGCCGTCGCGTGA